The genomic window TTGTGGCCGACCCCGCCGTCGACATCGTGTCGATCACCACGCCGAACGGCCTCCATCGCGAGATGGCGCTCGCCGCGATCGATGCCGGCAAGCACGTTCATTGCGAAAAGCCGCTGGCGCTGACCTTCGAGGATGCGCGGGAAATGGCCGAGGCCGCCCGTGCTGCGGGTGTGCGCACCATTGTCGGCTACAATTACATCCACAATCCCGCCGTCACCCACGCCCGCGCGCTGATCGCAAAGGGGACGATCGGCCGTCCGGTCCATTTCCGGGGATGGGTGGACGAAGACTATCAGGCCGATCCCGACCTGCCCTGGACATGGCGCGCCAAACGCGCGGACGCCGGGCTCGGAACGCTTGGCGATCTCGGATGCCATCTCGTTTCGATGGCGCATGTGCTGATGGGGCCGATCGAAAGCCTCATCGCCGATACCCAGATCATTCACGAAACACGGCCTCTGGCCGATGGCACCGGGCGTGGCGCGGTGGAAAACGAGGATACGGCCTCGGCGATCCTGCGCTTTGCCTCCGGCGCGCAGGGCACGCTTTGCACCTCGCGCTCGGCCTGGGGACGCAAGAACAAGCTCGACTGGGAGGTGCACGGAACCAGAGGCATGATCACCTTCGCCCAGGAGCGGATGAACGAGTTGCAGTTCTACGCCAATGACGGACCAAAGGCGGAGCAGGGCTTCCGCACGATATTGACCGGCCCGGAGCACCCGCCCTATGGCGCGTTCTGCCCGGCGCCCGGCCATCAGCTCGGCTTCGGCGATCTCAAGATCATCGAGGCGGCGGGTCTCCTCACCGCGATCGCGAAGGGCGAGGAGGCGTTTCCGAATTTTACCGATGCGCTCGGCTTCGAAAGCGTCATCCATGCGATCGACCGGTCGGCGCGCGAGGGGCGCCGTTTCAGCCCGGAATATTGAGCGGCCGCGCAAGGTCGGCGGCTATCAGGGCTGAAGCATCGCTTCCTTGCGGACGCGCTTTTCAGCCGGTGACCTTCACCTTGTTTCGGCCCTCGAGCTTGGCGCCATAGAGCGCGCGGTCGGCGAGTTCGATGATATTGGGCGGCGACACCCGTGGGCTGAAGACGGAAATGCCGATACTGACGGTCAGGGTCTGTTTCTGTCCGTCGGGAAGGATCAGCGTCTGGGAGGCGATGGTGTTGCACAAGCGCTCGGCGATCGCCGTTGCCTCGTAGGTCCTGAGCCCCGGCAGGATCATCGCGAACTCTTCGCCGCCATAGCGGTAAGCCCGGTCATTCGCGCGCGCGGCCCTTGCGATCGTCTCGGCCACCTGCCGTAATGCGTCATCGCCCGCGAGGTGACCATGGGTATCGTTGAACTGCTTGAAATGGTCGACGTCGATCATCAGCAACGAGAACGGCTCGCCGCTCTCCTTCGATACGGCGACGGCCTCGTCGAGCGCCCGGTCGAACTCGCGGCGGTTGTAGAGGCCTGTCAGACCATCGGCGCGCGCGGCCGCGGCAAGGGCCTCTTCCTGTTGGTTGATCTGCTTGAGCATGGTGTTGAAGGCCTGCGCCACGGAGGCAAGTTCCGGCGGGACCTGCACCTCGATTTCGCGATTTCGCGTGCCGCCGGCAACCAACAGCGCGCCCTCGACAAGTTTGTCGGTGCTGCGGATCAGCGCCTGGTCGATGATGACGATGCCGATCCCCGAAAACACCAACGCCAGAACGCCCGCAATCGCGGCAAAGCGGTCGAGCCGTTCCATCGTGGCAAGCGCTTTCAGATGGCTCTCCTCATTCAGGAGGCGCATGCTCTCGGCAAGGCTTTCCACGCGCTTGCCGGTTTCGCCGATCACGCTTTCAAAGCGTATCACCGACTGATCGGCCGTGCCGGGTTGAGGCCTGACGTTTGACGCGGCATCGAGCAGCAACGCCCATTGCTGGCGCACGCCCTCGAGCACGGGATCGAACGAGGGATACGCCTCCGTAATCATTTCCAGGTTGCGCAGGTTGGCGGCGATTTCGCGCTCCGCCGCCTCGAAATTATTGCGGTAGCTTTCATCGCCGGTTTGCGCGAAATCGTTGACGTCGGTGGCGATATCCCAGAGATTGCCCTGGATACGCTCCAGCGCCAGCGACACGTTGTGCTGGACGTGAAGGACCTGCCGGAAGGGTTCGCGCAGTTGGTCGCGATAGTCGAGATACCAGAAGCCCGAAAGGGTCGCGACCGGCAGCAGCGCCATCATGAAGCCGACGATCAGCCAGGCGCGCAGAGACAGGCCGCGAAACCAGCGGCGAAGCAGGCTCAGTTCACCCGATTTGTTCATCAAACGATATCCCTTGCGGCATCCTGCCGTTGTTTGCACTCCGGCGTGCTGAAACGTCCCGAATGTGGTGCGCTTTGGTGTGTTCTGCAATAAACCGATCAAGGGAGGCTTGTTCAACTATCTCCAAGTTGTCTTCGGGATCACAGGGATATTTGTTCCTCGGGCGGCGGCGAGGCTGAAACGGGTATCTACCTGCGTGAACCGGCTATCCGTACATCAGGTTGGGCAGGAACAGCACGATGCCCGGCACGAACAGAAGCAGCGCCACCAGCGCCATGATCGCGGCGATGAACGGCCAGGATTCCCTGACGTAATCCTCGATCTTGGTGTCGAGCAGGCTGCAGACCGTGAACATCGCGACGCCGACCGGCGGCGTCATGCTGCCGAAGGTGACAATCGTCATCATCAGGATGCCGAAATGCACCGGATCGACGCCGGCCTTGACGACAACCGGCACGAGGATCGGCGTCAGCAGCAGAACCAGGATCGTGCTTTCGAAGAACAGGCCGGCAATGAACAGGCCGATCAGGATGACGGTCACGATCAGAACCGGATTGGCGAGGCTTCCCAGCATGAAGCCTGCCACGCTCTGCGGCACCTGCAGGAAGATGATCGCGAACCCGATCATGCCCGACATCAGGATGATCAGCATGATCAGGCCGATATCCGAGAGCGCATGGCCGAAGGCGCGCTTGATCGTCGCAAAGGTCATCACCCGGTGGGCGAAGACGCCGACGAGGATCGCGTAGACCACCGCGAAGGCGCCGACTTCCGAGGGCGTGAACAGCCCGCCGCGGATCGAACCGATCAGCAGCACGGGAAACAGCAGCGCCCATTTGGCGCCCCAGGCCGCGCGACCGAGTTCGCGCGGGGTCGGTTTCCTCATGTCGCTCATCACGTAGTTGCGCCTGCGGGCGACGAGCCAGGCGGCGACCATCAG from Martelella sp. NC20 includes these protein-coding regions:
- a CDS encoding Gfo/Idh/MocA family protein; amino-acid sequence: MRLGLGLIGTGFMGKAHALAYRSAGPVFGGLPDVDLAVLCDTPADKAATLGRQFGFARATDDWRALVADPAVDIVSITTPNGLHREMALAAIDAGKHVHCEKPLALTFEDAREMAEAARAAGVRTIVGYNYIHNPAVTHARALIAKGTIGRPVHFRGWVDEDYQADPDLPWTWRAKRADAGLGTLGDLGCHLVSMAHVLMGPIESLIADTQIIHETRPLADGTGRGAVENEDTASAILRFASGAQGTLCTSRSAWGRKNKLDWEVHGTRGMITFAQERMNELQFYANDGPKAEQGFRTILTGPEHPPYGAFCPAPGHQLGFGDLKIIEAAGLLTAIAKGEEAFPNFTDALGFESVIHAIDRSAREGRRFSPEY
- a CDS encoding diguanylate cyclase; translation: MNKSGELSLLRRWFRGLSLRAWLIVGFMMALLPVATLSGFWYLDYRDQLREPFRQVLHVQHNVSLALERIQGNLWDIATDVNDFAQTGDESYRNNFEAAEREIAANLRNLEMITEAYPSFDPVLEGVRQQWALLLDAASNVRPQPGTADQSVIRFESVIGETGKRVESLAESMRLLNEESHLKALATMERLDRFAAIAGVLALVFSGIGIVIIDQALIRSTDKLVEGALLVAGGTRNREIEVQVPPELASVAQAFNTMLKQINQQEEALAAAARADGLTGLYNRREFDRALDEAVAVSKESGEPFSLLMIDVDHFKQFNDTHGHLAGDDALRQVAETIARAARANDRAYRYGGEEFAMILPGLRTYEATAIAERLCNTIASQTLILPDGQKQTLTVSIGISVFSPRVSPPNIIELADRALYGAKLEGRNKVKVTG
- a CDS encoding TRAP transporter large permease, translating into MALIGIVFFALMLLGAPIAFAIGISGFTFFLTSDIMPVSIGVQKIATVSQSFPLLAVPFFVLAGHLMNESGITDRLFTFSKVAVGWMAGGLAQVSIILSTLMGGVSGSAVADAAMEARVLGPQMISNGYSKGYSSAVIAMSSLITATIPPSIGLILYGYVGQVSIGRLFMAGIVPGMLMMAFLMVAAWLVARRRNYVMSDMRKPTPRELGRAAWGAKWALLFPVLLIGSIRGGLFTPSEVGAFAVVYAILVGVFAHRVMTFATIKRAFGHALSDIGLIMLIILMSGMIGFAIIFLQVPQSVAGFMLGSLANPVLIVTVILIGLFIAGLFFESTILVLLLTPILVPVVVKAGVDPVHFGILMMTIVTFGSMTPPVGVAMFTVCSLLDTKIEDYVRESWPFIAAIMALVALLLFVPGIVLFLPNLMYG